The Quercus robur chromosome 7, dhQueRobu3.1, whole genome shotgun sequence genome has a segment encoding these proteins:
- the LOC126693284 gene encoding uncharacterized protein LOC126693284, with translation MLKLVGKEASLLARALGVIAKMPNICPLNYLDWCEMPNYYKQESWNVIQEMEEGNSPTREKMCRVLHSKKDGTLVNVTAKENMEKMDELISQQQTPLTFTSSVSIASSGNDVFSQVLGKERNGQIHGLGFGLTPSKFGLSSITIGSSFKVELEEESLRDKETICKLKEELVFQEQK, from the exons ATGTTGAAG CTAGTAGGAAAAGAGGCAAGTTTACTTGCACGGGCTCTAGGTGTAATTGCTAAAATGCCAAATATATGTCCATTGAATTATCTTGATTGGTGTGAGATGCCAAACTATTACAAACAAGAAAGCTGGAATGTCATTCag GAAATGGAAGAGGGGAATTCACCTACTCGAGAAAAAATGTGTAGAGTTCTTCATTCTAAGAAAGATGGGACACTAGTGAATGTTACAGCTAAGGAGAATATG GAAAAAATGGATGAATTGATAAGCCAACAACAAACTCCATTGACTTTCACTTCAAGTGTGAGTATTGCTTCGTCTgggaatgatgttttttctcAAGTATTAGGCAAGGAGCGAAATGGCCAAATTCATGGTTTAGGATTCGGGCTAACTCCTTCTAAATTTGGTTTGAGTTCTATAACCATTGGTTCAAGTTTTAAGGTGGAATTAGAAGAAGAGAGCTTAAGAGATAAAGAAACAATTTGCAAACTCAAAGAGGAATTAGTGTTTCAAGAGCAAAAATAG
- the LOC126693283 gene encoding 3,9-dihydroxypterocarpan 6A-monooxygenase-like: MADLQENLILLLIWLASIILVGTFLTKTKTKVRLPPSPRALPIIGHLHLLNRIPHQAFHKLSNQYGPLIYLLFGSKRCVIVSSPEIAREFLKTYETSFLDRPKMSNADYLSYGTADFALAPYGPHWKFMKKLCMTELLGGQTLEHHLPVRCDELKRFLHLLYKKAKANEAVEVGAELITLTNNMISRMALRKRFSENEDDADKVRKIVKEMCELAGKGNVSEMIWFCKNLDLQGFGKRLKDVRDRYDTMMEKIMKEHEEARKKEMGDGIKDVLDILLDIYEDENSEIRMTRENIKAFIMNMFGAGTDTSAVTTEWGLSELINHPKVMAKARQEIDMVIGKNKIIEESDIVKLPYMQAIVKEILRLHPTGPLIARECTEDCNIAGYDIPAKTRVYVNVWAIGRDSNHWENPLEFSPERFLIEEGSGNSQLDVRGQHFHFIPFGSGRRSCPGATLALKVVHTTLAAMIQCFEWKVGDGGDGTVDMEEGPGITLPRAHPLVCVPVARLKQFPPI; encoded by the exons ATGGCTGATTTGCAAGAAAATCTTATACTTCTCCTTATCTGGCTAGCCTCTATCATTTTGGTCGGAACCTTCCTTACCAAAACTAAGACCAAAGTTCGCCTTCCACCGAGCCCACGAGCGCTACCGATCATTGGACACCTCCACCTCCTTAACCGAATCCCTCACCAAGCTTTTCACAAGCTTTCGAACCAATATGGACCTTTAATATACCTACTCTTTGGCTCCAAACGTTGTGTGATTGTTTCCTCGCCGGAAATAGCAAGAGAATTCCTAAAAACCTATGAAACTAGTTTCTTGGACCGCCCCAAAATGTCTAACGCAGACTACCTTTCATATGGCACAGCGGATTTCGCTTTGGCACCCTATGGACCCCACTGGAAGTTCATGAAAAAGCTTTGCATGACCGAACTTCTAGGCGGTCAAACACTTGAGCATCACTTACCGGTCAGGTGTGACGAACTAAAGCGGTTTCTGCAtctattatataaaaaagcGAAGGCCAATGAGGCAGTTGAAGTAGGAGCAGAGCTTATAACATTAACGAATAACATGATATCAAGGATGGCACTAAGAAAAAGGTTTTCGGAAAATGAAGACGATGCTGACAAAGTGAGGAAGATAGTGAAAGAAATGTGTGAGCTTGCTGGTAAGGGTAATGTGTCGGAAATGATATGGTTTTGCAAGAATTTGGATTTGCAAGGATTTGGGAAAAGGCTTAAGGATGTTCGCGATAGATATGACACTATGATGGAGAAGATAATGAAGGAACACGAAGAGGCAAGGAAGAAGGAGATGGGTGATGGAATAAAAGATGTACTTGATATTTTACTTGATATATACGAAGATGAAAACTCAGAGATCAGAATGACCAGAGAAAACATCAAGGCCTTCATTATG AATATGTTTGGAGCTGGGACAGACACATCAGCTGTGACAACAGAATGGGGACTATCAGAGCTAATTAATCACCCAAAAGTGATGGCTAAAGCAAGGCAGGAGATTGATATGGTTATtgggaaaaacaaaattatagaGGAGTCGGATATAGTTAAACTTCCCTACATGCAGGCTATAGTGAAAGAAATACTGAGGCTTCACCCAACTGGCCCCTTAATTGCGAGGGAGTGTACTGAAGATTGTAACATTGCTGGCTATGATATTCCAGCAAAAACCCGGGTTTATGTAAATGTGTGGGCTATTGGAAGGGACTCAAACCACTGGGAGAATCCACTTGAGTTCTCACCGGAGAGGTTTCTTATTGAAGAGGGTAGTGGGAATAGCCAATTGGATGTGAGGGGGCAACACTTCCATTTTATACCATTTGGGAGTGGAAGAAGAAGTTGTCCTGGTGCAACGCTAGCATTGAAGGTTGTTCATACCACACTGGCTGCAATGATTCAGTGCTTTGAATGGAAAGTTGGGGATGGAGGAGATGGTACTGTGGACATGGAAGAGGGACCTGGGATAACCCTTCCTCGGGCTCATCCTCTAGTTTGTGTCCCTGTGGCTAGGCTCAAACAATTTCCACCAATTTGA